ATTTTTATCAATGACTCGTGGATATGGTATTATGAATCATACCTTTGACCAATACATGCCATATGTAAATGCTGAAATTGGTGGTCGTCATCGTGGAGCGCTTGTATCCATCGATACAGGTAAAGCTACGACTTATTCAATCATGCGTATTGAAGAACGTGGAACTATCTTTGTAAATCCAGGGACAGAAGTTTATGAAGGCATGATTGTTGGTGAAAATGCACGTGAAAATGATTTAGGAGTAAATATTACAACTGCTAAACAAATGACCAACGTTCGTTCTGCAACTAAAGACCAAACTGCTGTTATCAAAACACCACGTATCTTAACACTTGAAGAATCTATAGAGTTTCTTGACTACGACGAATATATGGAAATCACACCAGAATCAATTCGTTTACGTAAACAAATTCTAAATAAAGCTGAACGTGAAAAAGCACGTAAGAAGAAAAAATCGGCAGAATAAGATAAGCTGAGGAAGTGCTATGTTTTATCTCATTATAGCTATATTAATAGTGTCTTATTACTTTTTTTTGGCTCCTAAAACAGTTAGAAACACTTTAAATATGATTGGATTAGTAGCAATAGTTGCATTACTTATTGTACTTGCTGGGATGAGTTTTATTAAGCTAATTCAATCACCTCCAGAATTATTCATTGGTTTAGCAATGATTGTACTAACTTATTTTGCTATCAAGGATATTTTAACCTTATCTGATAAAGACGAAAAATAAAGTAGACTTTAGTCTACTTTATTTTTAATGTGATATGATTGGCAATTGAAGATTCATGGAACTTAGATTAATATTTTCAAAATCTTGAAAAAGACCATAAATAAGGGTAGAATAGTTTAGGAACACGCAATGATAGGTGGCAATATGAAAACAATTAATACATTTGAAAATAAAAAAGTCTTAGTTTTAGGGCTAGCAAAATCTGGTCAAGCAGCAGCGCAACTGTTAGCAAAATTAGGAGCCATTGTTACGGTTAATGATGGAAAACCTTTTGAAGAAAATCCAACAGCACAAGCATTATTAGCAGAAGGTATTAAAGTTATCTGTGGCTCCCATCCAGTTGAGTTATTGGATGAAGATTTTGAACTAATGGTGAAAAATCCAGGAATTCCTTATAATAATGTTATGATAAAAAAAGCTATTGAAAAAGGTATTCCAGTCATTACTGAGGTGGAGTTGGCTTATTTAATCTCTGAATCTCCAATTATTGGAATAACAGGATCAAACGGGAAAACAACTGTAACAACTATGATTTCAACTGTCTTAAATGCAGGTGGGCAATCAGCTCTTTTGGCAGGTAATATTGGCTTTCCAGCCTCACAAGTGGCACAAACGTCAACCCAAAATGATACTTTGGTAATGGAACTTTCTTCCTTCCAATTAATGGGTGTATCACAATTTCATCCTCATATTGCAGTTATAACTAATTTAATGCCAACTCATATTGATTATCATGGTTCTTTTGAAGAATATGTCAAAGCAAAATGGCATATTCAAGATAAAATGACCGAAACTGATTACATTGTTTTGAATGCTGGACAAACTATTTCTCATCAATTAGCCGAAAAAACCAAAGCACAAGTTCTTTACTTTTCATTAAACGAAAAAGTAAATGGTGCATACTTATATGATGGAAAACTTTTCTATCAAGATGACTATATCATGGATGCCAATCAAATTGGAGTACCTGGAAGTCATAATATAGAAAATGCTTTGGCAACCATTATTGTCGCAAAACTTCGTGGTATTGAAAATTCTTATATTAAAGAAGCCCTCATGACTTTTAGTGGGGTTAAACATCGTCTTCAATCACTAGGTCAAATTGAAGGTGTTTCTTTCTATAATGATAGTAAGTCGACTAATATATTGGCTACTCAAAAAGCACTTTCTGGTTTTAACAGTAAAAACCTAATCTTAATTGCAGGTGGACTTGATAGGGGAAATGAATTTGATGAATTAGTCGATGATATCAAAGGTATTAAGTTAATGGTTATCATAGGTCAATCAGCACCTAAAATGATTAAAGCAGCTGAAAAAGCACAGGTTAATTGGATTGAAGCTGAAGATGTAAAAGCTGCCACTTTGAAAGCATATCAACAAGCACAAGAAGGTGATACTATTCTTTTAAGTCCTGCCAATGCAAGTTGGGATATGTACAAAAATTTTGAAGTTCGTGGTGATGAGTTTATTGAAACCTTCGAAAATTTAAAGTAAAAGAAAGGTAAAGAAGTCTAGTATCGATTTTTAGTATTGCAATACTAGTATTCATAAAAATAATGATGAAATCTAAAAAGATTGTCTTTACAGGCGGTGGGACAGTAGGTCATGTAACATTAAATTTAATCTTAATTCCAAAATTCATTGAAGATGGTTATGAAGTTCATTATATTGGTTCTAAAAATGGAATTGAATATCAGGAAATAAAGAAATTAAACCTTCCAATCACTTTTCATTCTATAGCTACGGGTAAATTAAGACGTTATTTTTCTTGGCAAAACCTAAAAGATATTTTTAAAGTAGCCTGGGGAATCATTCAATCTTTAGTAATTATTGCTAAATTGAGACCAAGTGCACTCTTTTCAAAAGGGGGATTTGTGTCAGTTCCTCCTGTTATTGCTGCGAAAACGTTAGGTGTCCCAGTTTTTGTACATGAATCTGACTTATCAATGGGGTTGGCTAATAAGATTGCTTATCGCTTCGCAACAAAAATGTATACCACATTTGATCAAAGTAACTCTTCTTCAAAAATGAAACATGTCGGAGCAATCACAAAAATTTCAGATGATAAGGCCGATTTTTCATTGATCGCTGATATTTTAGACTATTTCGATCCAAATTTACCAACATTATTATTTGTTGGTGGTTCAGCTGGTGCTAAAATATTCAATGACTTTGTTACCAAAAATAAAGAACAGTTAAAATCCTATAACGTTATCAATATCTCTGGAGATTCATCATTGAATGAATTAGAACATCAACTTTATCGGGTTGATTATGTGACCAAAACCTATCAATCTTTGGTAAGTAAAGCGGATGTTGTTGTGACAAGAGGAGGGTCTAATACTATCTTTGAATTGTTAGCAATGGCAAAACCACATATCATTGTTCCTTTGGGACGTGAAGCAAGTCGTGGCGATCAGATAGAAAATGCTGCTTATTTTGTTAAAAAAGGCTATGCAAAAGCAATATCTGAATCTGATTTTAACTTTGATAATCTTGATAAGAATATCAAGGATTTATTAATACATAAAAATGACTATATCAAAAACATGAAAGCAACACAGGAAATTAAGTCTCAGCAAGATTTTTATCAAATGCTTTTAGAAGATATGTCTAACCAAAAATGAGGAACTTCAAATGCCAAAAAAGAAAAATGATCCTCCTAAAGAGCAACCAGAATTAACGGAGTGGCAAAAACGTAATATAGAATTTTTACAAAAAAAGAAACAGCAAGCTGAAGAAGAAAGAGTTTTAAGAGAAAAACTTAGAATTGAGAAAAAAGCCCAATTCCAACCAGATTTAATTGAAAAAGATAATAATGAAAAATCTGAAGATGGCGAAAATGTCAAAAAAGAAAAATCTTTCAAAAAGTCTTTTGGTAAACTCAGTCTTAAATCAAAGAGAAAAAAAGAAAAGAAGCCAAAAACAAAAGAACAAAGAGCTAGGAAGCAAGCAATGCCTATTTTTCTATTAGCTTCATTAGCTATATTGATTTCTTTATTTTTAATATCACCATTTTCAAAGCAAAAAGATATAACAGTTTCAGGGAATAAAAATAGTCAAACTCAAGAGTTGATTCAGGCTTTACAAGTTAAACAAACTGATTATTTTTTCACCTTGATAACGTATAATCAACATTATATAAACAATGTTCTGAAATCTGTTCCATGGGTAAAAACTGCACGGTTAGATTATCAATTTCCGACTCATTTTAATTTGACTGTTACAGAACATCGCATCATTGCTTATACTGAAAAAAATGGTGTTTATCAACCTATTTTAGAAAATGGTAAACGCATTGATACTGTTCAAAAATCAGCACTTCCAAAGAATTACATTATTATTAATTTGGATAAGGAAAAAGACATACAAACTCTTATTAGTGCTTTAGCCAAATTTGATAAAACGTTAGCGAAAAATATTCATTCGATTTCACTTGCAAATTCAAATTCCACAGCTGATTTATTAAAAATAGAGATGCAAGATGGAAATCTCGTTCGAGTACCCCTATCAGAAATTGAGAAAAAATTACCATATTATGATAAAATAAAAAGTAAGTTAAGTGAAGATAGTATTGTTGATATGGAAGTTGGTATTTACACAACAACTGAAGCTAATGAGACAGAAACAAGTGATTCAAGTCAGACTGATGTTTCAAGTACTACTGCTGACAATTCTCAAGAACAAAGTGAAACACAAGCTAATAGTAGTGAAACGAATCAAACAGAAAATACGAACAATCAACAAATTGAACAGAATCAGTCTCAAACAACCAATCAAGAGCAAGCTGGTCAATGAAAAAAATCGTTAAGATTGTATAACAAAAAACGTAAAATGGTAACATTTTACGTTTTTTTATGTTATAATATTTTCTGAATAATTCTGTTTTATACAGTAGTTAGAATAGCAAAAGTTTGGAAAGATAGTGAGGTCGAGTGAATGGCTAGAAATGGCTTTTTTACTGGTTTGGATATAGGAACAAGCTCGATAAAAGTTTTGGTGGCAGAATTTATATCAGGTGAAATGAATGTTATCGGTGTAAGTAATGTTCCTAGTACCGGCGTAAAAGATGGAATAATTATTGATATTGAAGCAGCAGCTGCTGCAATTAAAAAAGCAGTAGAGCAGGCTGAAGAAAAAGCCGGAATGACTATAGAAAAAATCAATGTAGGTCTTCCAGCAAATTTACTTCAAATTGAACCAACTCAAGGGATGATTCCTGTTCCGAGTGAATCAAAAGAAATAAAAGATGAAGATGTTGAAAGTGTTGTTAAGTCAGCTCTTACAAAAAGCATCACTCCTGAACGTGAAGTCATTTCTTTAGTTCCTGAAGAATTCATTGTTGATGGTTTCCAAGGTATCAGAGATCCAAGAGGAATGATGGGAATTCGTCTTGAGATGCGTGGTTTGATTTACACTGGACCAACAACAATTTTGCATAATCTTAGAAAAACTGTTGAGCGTGCAGGAATTCAAGTCGAAAATATTATTATTTCACCACTAGCGATGGCTAAATCAGTTCTAAATGAAGGTGAAAGAGAGTTTGGTGCTACTGTTATTGACATGGGTGGTGGACAAACAACTGTTGCTTCAATGAGAGCACAAGAGTTACAATATACCAACATTTATGCTGAAGGTGGCGAATATATTACAAAAGATATTTCAAAAGTACTAAAAACGTCACATCAAATTGCAGAAGCACTTAAATTTAATTTTGGACAATCAAATGTTCAAGAAGCTAGCTTGACTGAAACTGTCAAAGTTGATGTTGTGGGAAGTGATAAACCAGTAGATGTAACTGAACGTTACTTAGCTGAAATTATTTCTGCAAGAATTAAACATATATTAGATCGTGTTAAACAAGATTTAGAACGCGGCAGACTTCTTGATTTACCAGGCGGTATAATTCTAATTGGCGGTGGTGCTATTATGCCTGGCGCGGTTGATGTCGCTGAAGAAATCTTTGGAGTGACTGTTAAATTACATGTTCCAAATCAAGTTGGTATCCGAAACCCAATGTTTGCAAATGTTATTAGTTTGGTAGAGTATGTTGGGACGATGTCTGAAGTTGATGTGATTTCACAAAATGCGGTTTCTGGTGAAGAATTACTTCGTCGTAAACCAATTGATTTTACTGAAGAAGAACGTTTTGGTATTCCAGTTTACAATGAACAACCCGTTGAAAATAGAGTACCAGTTCAACCACAGAATCAATCTGCACCTCAACCTCGATATTCGGATGAAAAGCCAAGTGAACCTAAACCAGGTCTTGGTGATCGTGTTCGTGGTATTTTTGGAAGTATGTTTGATTAATAGTTATAAAGTGAGGAATTAAAATGGCATTTACATTTGATGCAGCATCAGTACAAGGTGCAATTATTAAAGTTATCGGTGTCGGTGGCGGTGGCGGAAACGCTATTAACCGTATGATTGACGAAGGACTTGCTGGAGTTGAATTTATTGCAGCAAATACGGATATTCAAGCGTTAAGCTCTTCTAAAGCTGAAACAGTAATTCAACTTGGCCCAAAACTTACTCGTGGTTTAGGTGCTGGAGGGCAACCCGAAGTTGGTCGTAAAGCAGCCGAAGAAAGTGAAGAAGTATTAACAGAAGCTCTAACTGGTGCTGATATGGTATTTATCACTGCTGGTATGGGTGGTGGTTCTGGTACTGGAGCTGCCCCTGTAATTGCTCGTATAGCAAAAAGTCTTGGTGCCTTAACAGTAGCTGTTGTTACTCGTCCATTTGGTTTTGAAGGTAATAAACGTGGGAACTTTGCTATTGAAGGAATCCAAGAACTTCGTGAACAAGTTGATACGTTACTAATTATTTCAAACAATAACCTATTAGAGATTGTAGATAAAAAGACTCCTTTATTAGAGGCATTGAGTGAAGCTGACAATGTTCTTCGTCAAGGTGTTCAAGGAATAACTGATTTAATCACTAGTCCAGGTCTAATTAATCTAGACTTTGCTGATGTGAAAACTGTTATGGCGAATAAAGGTAATGCCTTGATGGGTATTGGTATTAGTACTGGAGAAGAAAGAATTGTAGAAGCTTCAAGAAAAGCAATTTACTCACCATTACTAGAAACTACAATCGACGGTGCAGAAGATGTTATTGTTAACGTTACTGGTGGTCTTGACATGACATTGACAGAAGCTGAAGAAGCTTCCGAAATTGTTGGCCAAGCAGCTGGACAAGGTGTGAATATCTGGTTAGGTACTTCAATTGATGACACTATGAATGATGAAATACGTGTTACTGTTGTGGCAACTGGTGTTCGCAAGGATAGAGCTGATCAAGTATCTGGTTTTAATAGAACAGCGCAACGTAACGTTTCACAAACCAACGCACAACAAGCTGCTGGAGCACAGTATGCTTCTGAACAAACACAACAATCTTCCCAAGCAGGTTTCGATCGTCGTTCAAATTTTGATATGGGTGAAAAGCATGAAATGCCAAAAACACATCAACCTTCATCATCTCAAAATCAACAACAAAACTCTGCATTTGGTAACTGGGATTTAAGACGTGATAATATTGCGAAACCAACTGAAAGTGAATTAGATAATCAATTATCTATGTCCACATTCCAAGGTGATGAAGATTTAGACGATGAGTTGGAAACACCACCATTCTTTAAAAACCGCTAATGATGGATTTACAAGAAAATAAAAATCTCGTTTTTGAAAATGTTAAAAAGGCTGCTCGTTCGGTCAATCGTTTGGACAGTGACATTAATATTGTTGCTGTTACAAAAACGGTTGATAGTGAAACTGCAGCTTTACTTATAGATACTGGAGTTCAGCATATTGCTGAAAATAGAGTTGATAAGTTTTTAGATAAATACCAAGCTTTACATAAAAGACCGGTAAAATGGCATCTTATTGGAACTCTTCAAAGAAGAAAAGTTAAAGATGTTATCAATTTTGTTGATTATTTTCATGCTTTGGATTCAGTAAAGTTAGCTGCTGAAATTCAAAAAAGAGCTGAGAAACCTATCAATTGTTTTTTGCAGGTTAATATTTCAGAAGAAGAATCTAAACATGGTTTTAAGATTGATGAAGTTGAAGATGCATTAGATCAAATGACAGCTTTTGATAAAGTTATTATTACTGGATTAATGACAATGGCACCTTTAGATGCGACTTCTGAGGAAATTAATGCTATATTTAATAAAACGAATCTATTAAGACAACGTTTAGAAAATCAAAAACGTCTACACATGCCACTAAAAAACTTAAGTATGGGAATGAGTAATGATTATCAAATCGCTATTCAAAATGGCTCTACTTTTGTTAGAATTGGTACATCATTCTTTAAGTAAATGGAGAAGAAACTATGGGAATTAGAGATAGTTTTGATAAAATAATTTCATACTTTGATACTGAAGATATCAGTGACGTGGAAGAAACAAAAGAATCAACTGAGAGTGCTCAAGATGCTTATCAAAGAAGGACACAACAGACAGGACAAGAGTCGAAAAGACAAGAACCTAGACAACAGCAATCTGTACGTCAAAGTCAAGAAAGACCTAATCAACAAACGACTCCTCAAAAGCCAGTACAACAGCAACAACGTACTCAAAGATCTGAAAGCTATTCTTCTGCTCAAGTGAGTCAAGTGAATACACCCTCTAGTAGATACCAACAACAAACAAAACGCGAACAAGTTCAATCAGTTAATCATGAAAAGACAACTATAGCAATTAAATATCCTCGTAAATATGAAGATGCTCAAGAGATTGTTGACTTATTAATTGAAAATGAGTGTGTTCTTATTGATTTTCAATACATGCTGGATGCTCAAGCAAGACGATGTCTTGACTTTATTGATGGAGCAAGTAAAGTTTTGTATGGTAAACTTCAAAAGGTTGGAACTTCTATGTTTTTATTGACACCGTCTAATGTTTACGTTGATATTGAAGACATGAATATCCCACATAATGGTCAAGAAGTAAGTTTTGACTTTGATATGAAGAGACGTTAATTTATGGGAATTTTTATTATTATTGTTATTCTAAAAGTAATAAGATTTTACTCTTACTTACTATTCGCATATGCATTACTTTCATGGTTTCCTGGAGCTTCACAATCTACAATTGGGAGACTAATAGGAGAGTTAACAGAACCTATTATTAAGCCATTTCGAAGATTTAATTTACAAATTGGTGGTTTAGATTTTACCATTTTTGCTGTTATGATTGCCTTAAATCTTTTGAGTGAAGTATTGATTAGACTATTTTCATAAAAATGAAGCAAGAAACTGTATATCAGCATTATCATCCTGATGAGAGATTTCTAATTGATAGATATCTGGACATTATCAATAGAGTAGATGCGACTTATTCACTCTATGTTAGTGAATTTTTGAACCCTAGACAGGTACAGATTTTTAGTAATCTAGTGTCATCTACTGATTTGTTATTTTTTACAAGTTCAAGAATTATAGATTCTGAATACATTAAAGTTATTATTGCCCCTCAGTATTATCAATTAGAAAATAAAGATTTTAATTTGGCCTTAATTGAGATTAGCTATAATGCTAAATTTAATCATTTAAAACATGGTCAAATATTAGGGACATTAATTAACGAACTTGGAATTAAGCGTGAAAAAATAGGCGATATTTATGTTCATGATGGATTTGCACAAGTTTTGGTAGATTGTTCGATTGTTGCTTTACTAAAGCAATCCATAACTAGGATTGCTAGAGCTAAGGTTTCAGTTAAAGAAATTTCATATAATCAATTTGTTAGACCGGAAATAGCAAATCAAACCATTGAACTCTTGCTTTCTAGCATGAGATTAGATAAAATAGTGGCAAGTACTTTTAAACTTTCTAGAAATCAAGCCATTTCATTAATTGAATCTGACAGAGTAAAAGTCAATTATCGTCCAAAAAATAAAATTTCTGAACAACTAACTATTGACGATTTAATTAGTGTCAGAGGTTTTGGACGTATTTACCTAAAAGAAGATCATGGACTTTCGAAAAGTGGTAAACATAAAGTAGTTGTTGAAAAAACGGCGCATAAATAAGGAGATATCATGGCACTTACTGCACTTGAAATTAAAGACAAAACGTTTAAAACAAAACTTAGAGGTTACAGTGAAGAAGAAGTAAATGAATTTCTTGACATTGTAGTTGATGATTATGAAGCACTTGTTAGACAAAATAGAGAACAAGAAGCTCGAATTCGTGATTTAGAAGAAAAATTATCTTATTTCGATGAGATGAAAGAATCACTTAGCCAATCTGTTATTCTTGCACAAGAAACAGCAGAAAAGGTTAAAGCCTCAGCAAATACTGAAGCTTCTAATCTTGTCAGCAAAGCAAATTATGATGCTCAATTACTTTTGGATGAATCTAAATCAAAAGCAAATCAAATATTAAGAGATGCTACAGATGAAGCAAAACGTGTTGCAATTGATACTGAAGAATTGAAACGTAAAACAAGAGTTTTCCATCAACGTCTTATTTCAGCAGTTGAATCACAATTAAGTTTAGCCAATTCACCAGAATGGTCAGAGTTATTACAACCAACTGCTGTTTATTTGCAAAATTCAGATTCTGTATTTAGAGAAGTTGTTGAAAAAGTTTTAGATGAAGAAGTTCCAGAAAGTTCAGATTCTGCATCATTTGATGCAACGCGTCAATTTTCACCAGAAGAAATGGAAGAGCTACAAAGACGTGTTGAAGAAAGCAATAAACAATTAGAAGCAGAACAAGCTAAACATGAAGAATCAACTTCAGCTGAAGTTGAACATTCTGAAATTAATCTTAATGAAACACAAACATTTAAATTAAATATTGAAGACTAAGAAAAACAAGATTCTATTACTCAAATTTACAGCAAGTGAGTGTTGATGAGAGACTTACAATCCCTGGGTAAATGAATTATCATTTTCTGTTATTCTAACTGAACAGAGTAAGTTAGGAGGGATGCTCACCTTACGAGCACTGAGGGAATAGTCAATGACTATTCTGAATTAAGGTGGTACCACGAGCATTCGTCCTTTTGTGACGGGTGTTTTTTATTTTGATAAGGAGAAATTATTTCATGAAATTGAAGGAAACGTTAAACCTTGGGAAAACAGCTTTTCCAATGC
This Streptococcus urinalis 2285-97 DNA region includes the following protein-coding sequences:
- a CDS encoding DUF3165 family protein, giving the protein MFYLIIAILIVSYYFFLAPKTVRNTLNMIGLVAIVALLIVLAGMSFIKLIQSPPELFIGLAMIVLTYFAIKDILTLSDKDEK
- the murD gene encoding UDP-N-acetylmuramoyl-L-alanine--D-glutamate ligase, whose product is MKTINTFENKKVLVLGLAKSGQAAAQLLAKLGAIVTVNDGKPFEENPTAQALLAEGIKVICGSHPVELLDEDFELMVKNPGIPYNNVMIKKAIEKGIPVITEVELAYLISESPIIGITGSNGKTTVTTMISTVLNAGGQSALLAGNIGFPASQVAQTSTQNDTLVMELSSFQLMGVSQFHPHIAVITNLMPTHIDYHGSFEEYVKAKWHIQDKMTETDYIVLNAGQTISHQLAEKTKAQVLYFSLNEKVNGAYLYDGKLFYQDDYIMDANQIGVPGSHNIENALATIIVAKLRGIENSYIKEALMTFSGVKHRLQSLGQIEGVSFYNDSKSTNILATQKALSGFNSKNLILIAGGLDRGNEFDELVDDIKGIKLMVIIGQSAPKMIKAAEKAQVNWIEAEDVKAATLKAYQQAQEGDTILLSPANASWDMYKNFEVRGDEFIETFENLK
- a CDS encoding UDP-N-acetylglucosamine--N-acetylmuramyl-(pentapeptide) pyrophosphoryl-undecaprenol N-acetylglucosamine transferase; the protein is MMKSKKIVFTGGGTVGHVTLNLILIPKFIEDGYEVHYIGSKNGIEYQEIKKLNLPITFHSIATGKLRRYFSWQNLKDIFKVAWGIIQSLVIIAKLRPSALFSKGGFVSVPPVIAAKTLGVPVFVHESDLSMGLANKIAYRFATKMYTTFDQSNSSSKMKHVGAITKISDDKADFSLIADILDYFDPNLPTLLFVGGSAGAKIFNDFVTKNKEQLKSYNVINISGDSSLNELEHQLYRVDYVTKTYQSLVSKADVVVTRGGSNTIFELLAMAKPHIIVPLGREASRGDQIENAAYFVKKGYAKAISESDFNFDNLDKNIKDLLIHKNDYIKNMKATQEIKSQQDFYQMLLEDMSNQK
- a CDS encoding cell division protein FtsQ/DivIB; its protein translation is MPKKKNDPPKEQPELTEWQKRNIEFLQKKKQQAEEERVLREKLRIEKKAQFQPDLIEKDNNEKSEDGENVKKEKSFKKSFGKLSLKSKRKKEKKPKTKEQRARKQAMPIFLLASLAILISLFLISPFSKQKDITVSGNKNSQTQELIQALQVKQTDYFFTLITYNQHYINNVLKSVPWVKTARLDYQFPTHFNLTVTEHRIIAYTEKNGVYQPILENGKRIDTVQKSALPKNYIIINLDKEKDIQTLISALAKFDKTLAKNIHSISLANSNSTADLLKIEMQDGNLVRVPLSEIEKKLPYYDKIKSKLSEDSIVDMEVGIYTTTEANETETSDSSQTDVSSTTADNSQEQSETQANSSETNQTENTNNQQIEQNQSQTTNQEQAGQ
- the ftsA gene encoding cell division protein FtsA, which codes for MARNGFFTGLDIGTSSIKVLVAEFISGEMNVIGVSNVPSTGVKDGIIIDIEAAAAAIKKAVEQAEEKAGMTIEKINVGLPANLLQIEPTQGMIPVPSESKEIKDEDVESVVKSALTKSITPEREVISLVPEEFIVDGFQGIRDPRGMMGIRLEMRGLIYTGPTTILHNLRKTVERAGIQVENIIISPLAMAKSVLNEGEREFGATVIDMGGGQTTVASMRAQELQYTNIYAEGGEYITKDISKVLKTSHQIAEALKFNFGQSNVQEASLTETVKVDVVGSDKPVDVTERYLAEIISARIKHILDRVKQDLERGRLLDLPGGIILIGGGAIMPGAVDVAEEIFGVTVKLHVPNQVGIRNPMFANVISLVEYVGTMSEVDVISQNAVSGEELLRRKPIDFTEEERFGIPVYNEQPVENRVPVQPQNQSAPQPRYSDEKPSEPKPGLGDRVRGIFGSMFD
- the ftsZ gene encoding cell division protein FtsZ, which translates into the protein MAFTFDAASVQGAIIKVIGVGGGGGNAINRMIDEGLAGVEFIAANTDIQALSSSKAETVIQLGPKLTRGLGAGGQPEVGRKAAEESEEVLTEALTGADMVFITAGMGGGSGTGAAPVIARIAKSLGALTVAVVTRPFGFEGNKRGNFAIEGIQELREQVDTLLIISNNNLLEIVDKKTPLLEALSEADNVLRQGVQGITDLITSPGLINLDFADVKTVMANKGNALMGIGISTGEERIVEASRKAIYSPLLETTIDGAEDVIVNVTGGLDMTLTEAEEASEIVGQAAGQGVNIWLGTSIDDTMNDEIRVTVVATGVRKDRADQVSGFNRTAQRNVSQTNAQQAAGAQYASEQTQQSSQAGFDRRSNFDMGEKHEMPKTHQPSSSQNQQQNSAFGNWDLRRDNIAKPTESELDNQLSMSTFQGDEDLDDELETPPFFKNR
- a CDS encoding YggS family pyridoxal phosphate-dependent enzyme; the protein is MMDLQENKNLVFENVKKAARSVNRLDSDINIVAVTKTVDSETAALLIDTGVQHIAENRVDKFLDKYQALHKRPVKWHLIGTLQRRKVKDVINFVDYFHALDSVKLAAEIQKRAEKPINCFLQVNISEEESKHGFKIDEVEDALDQMTAFDKVIITGLMTMAPLDATSEEINAIFNKTNLLRQRLENQKRLHMPLKNLSMGMSNDYQIAIQNGSTFVRIGTSFFK
- the sepF gene encoding cell division protein SepF is translated as MGIRDSFDKIISYFDTEDISDVEETKESTESAQDAYQRRTQQTGQESKRQEPRQQQSVRQSQERPNQQTTPQKPVQQQQRTQRSESYSSAQVSQVNTPSSRYQQQTKREQVQSVNHEKTTIAIKYPRKYEDAQEIVDLLIENECVLIDFQYMLDAQARRCLDFIDGASKVLYGKLQKVGTSMFLLTPSNVYVDIEDMNIPHNGQEVSFDFDMKRR
- a CDS encoding YggT family protein; this encodes MGIFIIIVILKVIRFYSYLLFAYALLSWFPGASQSTIGRLIGELTEPIIKPFRRFNLQIGGLDFTIFAVMIALNLLSEVLIRLFS
- a CDS encoding YlmH family RNA-binding protein, producing the protein MKQETVYQHYHPDERFLIDRYLDIINRVDATYSLYVSEFLNPRQVQIFSNLVSSTDLLFFTSSRIIDSEYIKVIIAPQYYQLENKDFNLALIEISYNAKFNHLKHGQILGTLINELGIKREKIGDIYVHDGFAQVLVDCSIVALLKQSITRIARAKVSVKEISYNQFVRPEIANQTIELLLSSMRLDKIVASTFKLSRNQAISLIESDRVKVNYRPKNKISEQLTIDDLISVRGFGRIYLKEDHGLSKSGKHKVVVEKTAHK
- a CDS encoding DivIVA domain-containing protein, with protein sequence MALTALEIKDKTFKTKLRGYSEEEVNEFLDIVVDDYEALVRQNREQEARIRDLEEKLSYFDEMKESLSQSVILAQETAEKVKASANTEASNLVSKANYDAQLLLDESKSKANQILRDATDEAKRVAIDTEELKRKTRVFHQRLISAVESQLSLANSPEWSELLQPTAVYLQNSDSVFREVVEKVLDEEVPESSDSASFDATRQFSPEEMEELQRRVEESNKQLEAEQAKHEESTSAEVEHSEINLNETQTFKLNIED